The genomic stretch GGTATTTCTTTGATAGCGAATTCCAATTGTGACTTCAAAGTGTCTTGAAAGTAACGAGCTTTTGTACAACCGAATTCGACTGCAATtcaataatggcagttgaaaaaaaggcaccagcagtgggtcTCTGCTTGCCGAactgaagtatgcaactggACTGCGTGAAGCTTTGACGTGCTTGTCCTTCTATGTTGAactgcctcatccactacaaaaTATTCCAATTGTTGCGATTTCAGCAGCGCCATGACATGCTCTGAACATGTTCGGAACAATACGTTCACATAGAAATTAATTCAATATGTCAGACATGGTACTCAGAAAACAACGCAACAACAGAGGACGAAAAGGAAACATGTTTTTATTGAAGCTCGTTAAATATATGTAGTGGATCATTGAAGATTACGCACATaataaaacaacaacgacatcagctttattttgagatgatgaatggagagtttcaagataataaaaataattttttttttgtcaatcgAGGGAGTTTCAATGATTAAAAGATGGAATGTTTACATCCAGTTTACAAGCCTTACAAGTACACCTATACGGTACATAAATGTATACAGCGCGACGTTTGGACTCTCAAATCGCTGCTGTTACAAATTTATAGCTCCATTTTAGAAATGAAGAACACTGAATATCATTTTTTTTGTTCACACGATTGCTCTGGAAGACAACATACGGAGAGCCGTAAACCACACGAACACTGTACAAGAAGGTGAAATCTTGTTTCATATATCACCAGGAAAATGTTGCATAAAGTTAGGAGTGGGTTCAAGATGGCTGCTTGAGATTCTTTACGCAGAAGACAGTTGTAAGCACTTGGGATGGGTTTCTCTTTGTGTATCAATCCGGTCTTCTGGTATGATGTGACATCAATCTTTATTCATACCATTCAAATTTTAGTACCGTGCATTCTTCTTGTATACTTTTCCATTGCCTGCACATAATCTTGCCACGCGTGGTCCTCTAAATGGTCATATCGCATTTATAATCAATATATCTGAAAGATTAGTGTGATGTGATCAGTTTCAGACTAAAATATTTAAGGATAAGGGAGGGATTCGAACCTTTCGATTTTTAAGGGCCAGGTGGACGCGGTGTGAAAGCAAGAGCTGTCCCGAGGTTAACGTCTGCCTGGGGTATGACGACCGCTCCTGAACCACCATatcaaatgacaaaaaaaaaaaaataaaaatgtcatATGGGTGCCCATCTTTAGCTATGCACAGACGACTAGTAATTTATAGATTTCGAGATATGAAATTCAGGATTAATTAGGCATATCGTGTTTTGCTTACTACTTTAACTTCGACATTGAAAAACCGAAACATGTCAGTCTGACGCACATTGTGAAGCATTTGCAAAATGTTTCGTTAACGAAATTGATGAATCTTATAGTTGTCTTCTACGATACTTCCGAGTATCAAGGCACCCTTCGACGTAGTCCTGTGGTGACGGAACGCTTTAGAATAACAATCATTATCGTAAATTTTAATTGATTCGCCTCGATGGAAAATTGTAATATTAATTGGGATGAAAGTTGCGGAGTCGCATTGAATGTATGGAGGACATCGATCGACACTGAAAGAACGACTCTGAAATTTATGGCTCCGCAGGTTTTCTTCTTTGCTCTAATGGTATACCCCTGgacgtttatatatatatatatcatatatTTATAGCTATGGAAGAAGAGATGTATCATTATTAGGAATATCGCTGTTAGGTAGTTACCAAGGTGGCTTCAGCGATTTCAGAAGGTTGTTTCTTTCTATGCGGTTCTAGTTGATTTCGAGGCAGAAAAAGCGCTGACGATCAGGTGTTCTTTGCAGTAAAGGAATTGGCAACGTTACCATTTTGGTATGAAAGAAATGCTCACATTCTTCCCGCGCTGCTTCAAAATTGAGGTTGCGCAATACCCTTTACGTAACGCACGGATAACATTCACAACGCTATGATATACGAGAACACGACGACATTATTGCCAGCAACCGTTGTTGGGCCATATGGATATTATTACAAATGGCTGAACTGGGAGACATTTCCCGATTGAGAAGGTGCTTGAAAACCACCGGTCTTGACTGACTATATACAGTGGACACTGACTAAATGCTTAGAATGAAAGCTGATTACAAACAAACCCGAGACAGGGGAACatgttctcaaacacagcaacctTTTAACGATAACGAGAGCCTTGAACAACTTGCTGAGAGAAGGAAGTACCTGGGTTCTGGTCTTCTGTCTCGGGTTTGTTACCGGCGTATACCATCTCGCCCCTTTCCCTTTAAATGGGTACACAACCATTTTTCGACAGTCACCTCCATTATCCCACTTTTCCACACGTCACGAACGGATATTGAAAAGAATTAAAAATATGATTTACACTCTCATACGGAAACGTATCCACACCGCAAACCACGAAAATACACCACTCTGACGTCAAAGATACGAAGACAGCAAACACCAATGGCTGAATGGTTTTCGGGTAGAACCCGGCCTCTGTTCTACCTACCTCGTGCTGCATTAAGGAATCTCAAAAACACTACTATTTGATATCCATGCTTTGAAATTGCTCGAGCTGAATCACGCTTAAGTGTGAATAACTTGAATAGCCCAGGAACAGCCGCCATATACCGTAGATCTCCGTTGCTGTCTATAATCGAGAggtatctttttttcttttcgaaaCAAATCCCGACTTTGAGGACATACGAGGTTCTCCCTTCCATGCGGTACTCGGTCTGTAATTAGTTTGAGATACGCCCCACGAATGTTGCTCTCTCTAACAGTTTGGACTTAATGAGAGGACGGCTTGTTGTCTAATCCACTCGACTGTCTGTCGGTTGTATAGCGTGGACAAAGAAGAGAGAGCCGAAAGTTCTAGCTCGACTGGTTGTCAACATCCCTCTGCGCGCCTCCAATCAACCCAAAGTATGCATGAGTTCACTAAACGGGTGGGCGCTTAAAGGACATGTAAATACTGGGCAACATATGACCGTGACGACGGGAGCGCTTGCTGTGGCCATCTAAAGGCCATCATGGAGGGGACCATAATGTCGTCCACGGTCCTGCCGGCGCTAAAGAAATTACTGTACAAGGATGAAATGTCACTTTTCTAGTTTCACTAGCTGTGTTCCGCGTGGAATATGCATCGCAGACTGTAATTGTTTAAGAACCATTCCTGATGATTACGTCCTCTTTACGTACATTACGATACACGTCTTAAGTACACATCTAAGGAAAGTCGTCCGGTGTTCTTTTCACTTGAGAGAGGTAGCGAAGGGACGACAATGAATAAAGCCCTCTGTGCAACAGGAAACAGAAGATGAGTTACATATTTCCCGTTCAAATTTTTACCTGAGGGATGGACAGAACAGGTGAACATGTTTCACTGAATTCTTCCTGATGTCCTCGAAGTTGCAACAGGACAAGCGGATCATGATTGATTGAAAGTACTCAGGGCCGTACAGAATATCTAGGTGGCCGGGGTTCGACTTTCAGAGGGAAGAGGGTATAGAGGGAAAGAGATGTCAACTCCCCTGGCCGGCCCTGGTGTCAACAAATACATTCAACAGTATGGCGTTACAAGTGAGCCGTCCCTTCCGATGTGAGCACAGAACAGTCCCAGTCCTGCTAAGACGGTCCCACTGTCGGTCATTGAGCATCATCGCTGACGACCTGCAGGAACGCAACGTCATTGTTTACGACACAGCACAACTGTTTCGTTTCCTTGCAGCCTTGGGCTTGAGTCCAGGACTGAGTGGTTCTCTCATCGGACCGAGCGAGTTAACTGGCAGCGACATCCGCCGGTGCTGCGTTGCTTTAGCCACTTTCTTTGTGAAATTTGCTTGTGCGAGCAGCTCTTTAAATATCTCTTGAACTCCTTCTCCGGTCTTTGCCGAGCACTCTACAAAGCCGTGCTCCCAGTCCATGCACACTAAAGCTTCTACCATCTCTTTGCGGACGTTTCTGCAGTCTTCCAGGTCGAGCTTGTTTCCGACGATGACTATCGGCACTCGGCGTCTCGCCTCGAGGACATCATCCCTGAACCTCCTGACTGCCTCGAAGGAGTCTGAGTCGTCTATGGAGTAAACCAGGACGAAGGCGTCGCCTGACGTGATGGCGAGGCGTCGCATCGCCGGGAATTCAAAGGAGCCTCCCGTGTCCAGGACGTCCAGAGAGACAGTTGTATTATTTCCCACGTCAAAATCGCCCCGGTGAAATTCTTCGACGGTCGCAGAGTAGTCGTGCAGGAACTGGTCGTAGAGGAAGCGGTGCAATATGGCTGACTTACCAACGCGAGCGTTACCAAGAAGGACGAGTCGGTGAGTGTCAGGCGGGTCTTGGGCGACGGTTGCTAGAGCCTGACGTGGGGTGCCCAAGAGTCGCGGGTGTGGGAGGACGTCACCGCAGTCGACGGAGAACGAGTGACGGGACCGGGTGTACTGCGGACGTGACGGTGGTGGTGGGGAAGGACGTGGCTTCTGGGAGGATCGGCTCTGAAACGAGACGAATGGAGGAGATAATTAGCATCTGGAAAAGCAAAACGCGCCAAACATGATGCGAACGACGTGGATCGGTTCAGCAAGAGTTTTCGACTCTCTTTTACATAATAAACCCGAATTGAGGTTACAATATTGGCGCACAAAAATGAGCATAAGATAACCTTTTAATATGATGTCTAGGCGTGCCCATGAGGTGCAAAGAGGTACCACATCTACAAAACGAACGCAGAGTTTTGCAGAAAAATATAGAGAGCGGCCTCTAAGGAACATATTAGATCGCCAAATGAAAAGAGTAATAAAAGTATTATGGGTTCTGGCCGAGGGTTGGCGATTAAACCTAGTTGCACGATCTTGATGACCCCTCTCAACGGTCACCTGCGCTACCTCACTTGACCGGGCGACGACCCCGCGCACGCCGACAATCACCGCGTAGATTATCAGAGTTGGACGGCGGAAACAGAAGTGTATACTCTGGTTAGGGGCCGACGGTTGACGGGAGAGCGTGCCAATCAGGGGCTGCGAGGTCCGCGACAGACGGTCCGGTAATCTTCATAATCTTGTCTGCGTGTTGTGCCAAGCCGGAGAGAGAGAGGGTAACGCTGGAGGAAGAGCTCTCGGAGGAGAGACACCAATCAAAGAAGCTGAGACGGTCGCCTAATTCCTCGGCAGTGAGCAACTGTCCGAAGCATTGGTGCGTTCAAGTATCGCGGACTTTCGATGCTCGTAAGGTCGGGGGATGGCTAGCTCAGAATGTCGAGGGCAACGTCGTAAGATATGCCGGTACTGGGTTGCCTGGGATGTTATACCAGCCAGTTGAAACTGGTTGTAGGAACAAGATTCTGGGCTTGAAAGTCTAAAATGTACTCTCAGTTATCCGATGACCCCACCGACAATCACCGCATTTACCCATAGAAAGGATACAATTTTTATTAAGTAACTAATTACTCAATCAACTTCCAGCCCACAGATGCAAAGAATAGATACACACAGTTGTACATTCGATATTTTTATTATCCTAATTAAACCAGTATGTAAGGATTTCAATCGAAGATGTTCTGAAAAAGACCCGCTGAATGATATCGTAACCTCTGCGTTTCGATATGATAGACATGGTCATTTCTGGGGATATGAGAGCGGTCTCAGAGGTACAAAAATTGTGCGCAAGATCTACACACGTTACAAAAATGATCGTACATCCACATTAGAAAGACTAATGAGATTGGTGGCCGAATTTTTAAAGTCGGCTAACGCAGAATTGAACTATGTGACCGCAGATATAGTGGACCCTTAGCCAGGGGAGTTGCTTGCAttaagaaagcagtcagatcacaACGTCATGACTCTGACTATTCCAGGAACTTGTCTAGCCACTAAGAAATTATTtaccaaggaatagcaagccgtcctttctggctgacttttcctgccaaaGTAAACAGACCCCTCCTTTCAACATCAtgtgcaagcagtctacatcgtgcGATTCGTTACAGGCTTGCTGAGATTCTGTTTTCGATTGATATGGAACGTATTAAAATGTAAAAAAAGCACTCTCTCGTAATATCACGCGATGTGTTTCCTTATCATAATCGTTCAATTATTTGCATCTACCAGCTCACATCAAACGATGGCCCTAGAACAAAAGCCCAAGGACAACATCTCGTGCGCATTTATTTATTGAAACTCATTGCCCATATCAACTGTGGTTGGACGACTTCCAGTTGATTCTCTCATGCCTGCCTTACAAacttaccagctcccgtggctcagtggttagcgtgctggccatgtcacgtcgagactgggaggtacccgggttcgaatcccggtaccggctgtgctgtctggggtttttcctgggttttcctcagacgctttcagacataagtcggcacagttcccttagaagtcggcccaggacgtacattcccccagggcgtcagtcgtgacgttgcccacatacgtgaggccgacaacggcaagccctatcaccaccaccaccaccaccttacaAACTTCCTACCAAAAGTGGTCAATTCACAAAAAGACTGCAAAAGTTGGTCTGTTTGAAGTGAAATGTACTGCAAGGCTACAGATGCGGTGAAGATATATAAATGGTGGCTTCAAACGACCTATCGTATGGAAACACTATGTAGAACATGTTCAATACATTATCAACATTACTCAGCTTTGGAAGGACGGCCTGCGAAAGATTCGAAGCTTCCAAGTCTACGTGAATGAGAACTGGAGTGTATCAAAATAAACAACCGTATAATTGGAAAATTGAGTGTGAATTCTTTTGTCAACGTTCAGAGTAACTTATTCGCAAGTATCAACATAGCAAAGCCGATATTCTCTTTTATCACGAAATTCAACTGGAGACTTCTTGCAGATGTTTTATCTCCtcgctcaacaacaacaacaaaaatagaaaGTTTCCTTTGGAGCTCAACAATCAACCGGACCTCTAAGCGATTTCGATTTGATTACCGTGCATCAGGAACAGACAATTTAGTAAAAAGTTTGTCTCTGTGAAGCGCAGCGAAAACACCAAGAGCGTCGTGCTATCTGtcccgttttctttcttttttctctctctgtggcaacttgccgcccgtctcggcaggcagaccgccctctctttcttattgtttctttctttcgataCCCTCCCCGAGGGCAGCGAAGGtatgtcattgaattctaaagCGTGGTGCAGGCATTCTCTTACGCTAAAGTGATTAACCGATAACAAACATATTACGCGAGAACTTGTCGCGCAAGCACAAagttttaatttttttctttctaaacTGTGAAATTCAGAGgctgtgtgtgagagagagagatagcgGGTAATGAATTTTCTAGCCATATACTTCCCACTGTCAACAACAGAACACAGAGAGACGTCACGCTTACGACGTCCAAAGGCCGCGAGTAATTGAACGACCCTGTTatgggagagaaaaaattaaTTTGCATTTCTCGGGGGACGTGCAACATGACACAAAATATTCCCCATGGCACGCGGGATATCACGACACCTGTGAAGTGTCTGcaagaaaatacttttttttttaattctaaaTTCTGCGGTAATGTTTGCACTTTCTGTGCATAGGTTTTCTTATTAACATTTCATCTTTTGCGAAACTTcacacacaaacaacaacaacatagctTTGTCATTGAAGCCTAATTTCCATTTATTTTGACATTTCTTAACGAGCCCTTCAATGGCAACGCGCCTTGAAAATAAGGGAACCCAAGCAGGTGAGTACGAACACTCCGCAATAATATCCGCAATTTGCATCGCCCtgtatcgttgatcttgtgttgtgtatgttatgtgtgtgttgtgcttgttgtatagtaccatgtgaaatccgtctagtaaatctctcccacacaacACACTTCCTCATTCTGATCGCGCATGTCGACAAGTCGACAATTTCGATCCACAACACCACGTGTGCTGTTCAGTTAACATCTATTGACTTGTCGACTTTTTGCCCGTTTATTGAACCCCATTCCGCAGTCTTTCGTCCACTGATGTGTCCTGTGCGAAACACTATTCAAAACCATAAAGAATATGAACGAGTTAAAGGTTGGTGGAGATTTATTCACTAATTCATGTTCGCTGCGAAGTCCTAACGAAATTGGAACATTGCGCGGAGAAATTTACGTGGGCAGTCTGGAAATATGTCTCAGCTTACTCAGAAAAGAATGTTTATAAAACGTGGATGTCTCACCAACAGTTTCTGCCCGAGAGCACAAACTTGCAACGTTTGTCTcgcaaatcaatcaatcaatcaatcactgcAACAGAGGACAGCGATTATCTTCCGAAATATCAAGTTGACTgatgactttccagacgaatgtcggcacagttccccctgaagtttgcccaggacgcatactaacccctccttCGTGCTGTCCACTCTCTCCATCGGTCCACGCTCATAGGCTCAGTTGCTTAGCGGCACTAACATGGGATGTCTGTGCCAACCGCGTATACGGGGTAATAATAAGCTTCACGGAGAAAACATTTATTAGCAATTGCTTCTTCACTGTTTTATACGAAACAACTTCATTTTGTGGCTCcctttctatcgatcttttccTTAAATGGCGAGCCTCCTCATCCCCGTCCGGGGAACCATTGGGAGCAACGTTCATCGTTTTGTTTCCTCTccattccttttttcttctttgcttcTATCTCTTTTCCTGCCAATTTTTCGCCAGGCGAGCGTATCCGAGGAGGAAGGCGAGCTGATAAGCGGGAGATCATTTTTGGcgagaaaaggaaaaacgaaTAATAGAGGGACTCATAGGGGAAAAGTCCCTCGGGAAGGAGCCAGAGAAGATGGAGAGAAAAACAAAGCGTTAGACATAGCCCGCTTTTGTGAGAGGATTGTAGCTTTAAACTTGGCGTTGATTGGCTTCGGCGCTAAATGTGGAGTCCGCTCAGCTGAGACGGCTTAGAATTCGGCAGTAAGCAAGAAGGATGTCAGGCCTCTTCATGCACTTTATGCGaccgtgcttttttttcttcttctttagatGAAAGCGAAAGACATTTCGTTAGAAAAGATCCTATAATATTTCGCACAGGTTTCCCGTGTGGCAGACAATATTAAATGCAGCATAGTTCGTGCTGGATCGTATAAACTGGTCAGTGCGTCTTAACACTTTCTCTGTGTTGCGAATGTTGGGAATTAAAGAAGCTCGCGGGAAGGACATGTAAATACATTATTTGCAAGCGACACGCAGAGAATTTTGGGTGTCCTTTAAGTCGACAAAGGAAAACCTCACTGCAGCGGCTTTCTCGGCAAATCATAAATTCAAAGAGATGCCCTCCGACAGAAATCAAAAACTCCAACCATAAATTTGGCGGACAGGGAAAAAGTGGCGTCCACCAATGAAGGAAAGTCCGACCGACGAGTGCCAACATTAACGCCACAACAACGCCGTAATCGAAAGGGAGAAGACCATCTGGGACAGCCGTTTGTTCCCAACTTTTGGGGAACCTTACAGCCACATCGCCTTTTAACGAGCGTCGTTAGTGCATGTTTATTAGTTTATACTAGTTTACTACTTTATACGTGCCACAAATCTGACGTATCGATGTTATGGCGATAACTTCCCTAATATTCTTCAAGGTCTTCGGTATATGTGCTGCATGTAACGTATCGATGTTATGGGGACAAGTTCCTTACGTTCGTGAATGTTTTTGACATAGGTGCCAAATCTGACGTATCGATGTTATGGGGACAAGTTCCCGTACATTCCTGAAAGTCTTCGGCAAGGGTGCCAAATCTGATGTATTAATGTTATGGGGACAAGTTCCTTACGTTCGTGAATGTTTTTGACATAGGTGCCAAACCTGACGTATTGATTTTATGGGGACAAGTTCCCGTACATTCCTGAAAGTCTTCGGCAAGGGTGCCAAATCTGATGTATTGACGTTATGGGGACAAGTTCCTTACGTTCGTGAATGTTTTTGACATAGGTGCCAAACCTGACGTATCGACGTTATGGCGACAAGTCCCCCAAACATTCTTCAAGCTTTTCGGCATATATGCTGAATGTGACGTATCGATTTTATGGGGACAAGTTCCTTTACATTCCTGAAAGTCTTCGGCAAGGGCGCCAAATCTGATGTATTGACGCTATGTGGACAAGTTCCTTACGTTCGTGGATGTTTCTGGTATAGGTGCCAAAT from Ornithodoros turicata isolate Travis chromosome 4, ASM3712646v1, whole genome shotgun sequence encodes the following:
- the LOC135392185 gene encoding ras-related protein Rap-2c-like — its product is MRRECGEHKRGIFGTRTSHAGSPGRDATENGKASRSSQKPRPSPPPPSRPQYTRSRHSFSVDCGDVLPHPRLLGTPRQALATVAQDPPDTHRLVLLGNARVGKSAILHRFLYDQFLHDYSATVEEFHRGDFDVGNNTTVSLDVLDTGGSFEFPAMRRLAITSGDAFVLVYSIDDSDSFEAVRRFRDDVLEARRRVPIVIVGNKLDLEDCRNVRKEMVEALVCMDWEHGFVECSAKTGEGVQEIFKELLAQANFTKKVAKATQHRRMSLPVNSLGPMREPLSPGLKPKAARKRNSCAVS